In the Magnolia sinica isolate HGM2019 chromosome 15, MsV1, whole genome shotgun sequence genome, one interval contains:
- the LOC131226811 gene encoding putative receptor-like protein kinase At3g47110: MNFGSLKGLFRLELRANELGIGKARDLSFLDSLTNCSSLQWVDVSRNCLSGALPNSIANLSTQLTFLSLGSNMIFGNIPSGIQNLIGLTLLGMEYNYLTGTIPIGVGKLNKLEELYFDSNGLSGKIPPSLGNITRLYDLYIPSNLGNCINLNLIYLFNNNFSGTLPNQLFSIPSLIELQAGNNFFTNLPHEASYLKALGTFNVSNNKLSGEIPSWLGNFLSLEYLVLDGNFFQGSIPSTFSTLKGLRYLDLSRNNLSGKIPRYLEKFSLEYLILSFNNFEGELLKQGVFGNDPFMNLSYAELYKATDEFSLANLIGTGSFGVVYKGILDHVGTMVAVKVFNLQQQGALQSFMAECKALRNIRHRNLVKILTCCSSIDFKGNDFKALVYEYMSNGSLENWLHGEGHDQSRRNLKFTQRLNIAIDVASALDYLHNHCQTSIIHQDLKPSNILLDEDMIAHVGDFGLARFLSEVAHSSSVGMKGSIGSIALEYAMGGKASTQGDVCSYGILLLEMITGKGPTDDVFKDNLSLHHFAKLALAERVMEIVNPQLLLEESEVIQGNENQINTRNRMHDCLISMVKIGVLCSAESPRKRMQMRDVVAEMHTIKDLYLGVMIQRDKQVRSQILDEGLSYLRHY, encoded by the exons ATGAATTTTGGAAGCCTCAAAGGTCTCTTCCGATTAGAGTTGAGGGCAAATGAACTTGGAATTGGGAAAGCTCGTGACTTGAGTTTTCTCGATTCTTTGACCAATTGCAGTAGCTTACAATGGGTGGACGTGAGCAGAAATTGTCTCAGCGGTGCGTTGCCCAACTCCATAGCAAATCTTTCAACCCAACTGACATTCCTATCTTTAGGAAGTAATATGATATTCGGAAACATCCCATCTGGGATTCAGAATCTTATTGGCTTAACATTACTGGGTATGGAGTATAACTATCTGACTGGTACAATTCCCATTGGTgttgggaagcttaacaagttggaGGAACTTTACTTCGATTCAAATGGATTATCAGGGAAAATTCCACCTTCATTGGGCAACATCACCAGATTGTACGACCTCTATATACCTTCAAATCTTGGTAATTGCATTAACCTGAACTTAATATACCTCTTCAATAATAACTTTAGCGGTACCTTACCCAATCAACTTTTCAGCATTCCCTCTTTGATTGAACTCCAAGCTGGAAACAACTTTTTCACTAATCTGCCACATGAAGCCAGTTACTTGAAAGCTCTTGGAACATTCaatgtttctaataacaaattGTCAGGCGAAATTCCAAGCTGGCTAGGCAATTTTCTCAGCCTAGAGTATCTCGTGTTGGATGGGAACTTCTTTCAAGGATCAATTCCGTCAACATTTAGTACTCTAAAAGGCCTTCGATACCTGGATCTTTCACGCAACAACTTATCTGGGAAGATTCCAAGATATCTGGAGAAGTTTTCTCTAGAGtatctaattctatccttcaatAATTTCGAGGGTGAATTACTAAAACAAGGGGTCTTTGGAAAT GATCCTTTTATGAACTTGTCGTATGCGGAGCTCTATAAAGCAACAGATGAGTTCTCTCTTGCCAATTTGATCGGAACCGGAAGTTTTGGTGTTGTATATAAAGGGATTCTAGATCATGTTGGGACTATGGTAGCAGTGAAAGTCTTCAACCTTCAACAACAAGGAGCTCTGCAGAGCTTCATGGCCGAATGCAAAGCCTTGagaaacattaggcatcggaatcttgttaagatcttaacttgttgctctagcattgattttaagggcaatgattttaaagctcTAGTTTACGAGTACATGTCCAATGGAAGTCTAGAGAACTGGTTGCACGGGGAGGGCCATGACCAGTCGAGAAGGAACCTGAAGTTTACTCAAAGGCTAAACATTGCTATAGATGTGGCTTCTGCACTAGATTATCTACATAATCATTGCCAAACATCAATCATTCATCAAGATTTAAAGCCAAGCAACATTCTTCTTGATGAAGACATGATTGCTCATGTGGGTGATTTCGGGCTAGCCAGGTTCTTATCAGAGGTTGCTCATAGTAGCTCAGTTGGGATGAAGGGATCTATTGGGTCCATCGCTCTAG AGTATGCGATGGGCGGAAAagcatctacacaaggagatgttTGCAGCTACGGAATCCTTCTACTGGAGATGATCACTGGAAAGGGGCCAACTGATGACGtgtttaaggacaatctaagccttcatcattttgctAAGCTGGCTTTAGCTGAACGAGTAATGGAGATTGTTAATCCACAACTGCTCTTAGAAGAATCTGAAGTTATTCAAGGCaatgaaaatcaaatcaatacaagaaatagaatgcatgactgcttgatttcaatggtcaaaattGGTGTGTTGTGCTCTGCAGAATCTCCAAGAAAACGAATGCAAATGAGAGATGTTGTTGCTGAAATGCACACAATCAAGGACTTGTATCTCGGGGTCATGATTCAGCGAGACAAACAAGTTAGGTCACAAATATTAGATGAAGGTTTGTCTTACCTTAGGCATTACTAA